A part of Homoserinibacter sp. YIM 151385 genomic DNA contains:
- the rpoZ gene encoding DNA-directed RNA polymerase subunit omega, whose product MADKNAGIIDPPIDELLSKVESKYQLVIFASKRARQINDYYADLHEGSLFDNVGPLVDSTIDDKPLSVALHEINEDKLKLTQIAE is encoded by the coding sequence ATGGCCGACAAGAACGCCGGGATCATCGACCCGCCCATCGACGAGCTGCTGTCGAAGGTCGAGTCGAAGTACCAGCTCGTGATCTTCGCCTCGAAGCGCGCGCGCCAGATCAACGACTACTACGCCGACCTCCACGAGGGCTCGCTCTTCGACAACGTCGGCCCGCTCGTCGACTCGACGATCGACGACAAGCCCCTCTCGGTCGCGCTCCACGAGATCAACGAGGACAAGCTCAAGCTCACGCAGATCGCGGAGTAG
- the carB gene encoding carbamoyl-phosphate synthase large subunit, with product MPKRDDIQSVLVIGSGPIVIGQAAEFDYSGTQACRVLRAEGVRVILVNPNPATIMTDPDFADATYIEPITTEALEAIIVQERPDAVLPTLGGQTALNAAIALDEAGILAKHGVELIGAKVEAIKKGEDRQLFKELVLEAGADVARSRIVHTVDEAIAGADDLGYPLVVRPSFTMGGLGSGFAYDEPELVRMVTDGLHQSPTTEVLLEESILGWKEYELELMRDTADNTVVVCSIENVDPVGVHTGDSITVAPALTLTDREYQNLRDIGIEIIRRVGVDTGGCNIQFAIDPVDGRVIVIEMNPRVSRSSALASKATGFPIAKIAAKLAIGYRLDEIPNDITKVTPASFEPTLDYIVVKVPRFAFEKFPSADATLTTTMKSVGEAMAIGRNYSTALQKALRSLEKRGSSFHWRGEPGSKAQLLETSRIPTDGRIITVQQALRAGASVEEVFEATAIDPWFIDQIVLINEVADELAGAGELDRAAFELAKDHGFSDAQIAELRGLEEAEVREARWQLGVRPVFKTVDTCAGEFPALTPYHYSSYDLETEVAPSDARKVVILGSGPNRIGQGVEFDYSCVHASFALHDAGFETIMINCNPETVSTDYDTSDRLYFEPLTLEDVLEVIHAESASGELVGVVVQLGGQTALGLAKGLEAAGVPILGTSPAAIDLAEERGLFAGILHDAGLVAPRNGTATDAVSAVRVAEEIGYPVLVRPSYVLGGRGMEIVYDTPALVDYFERVADQAIIGPGQPLLVDRFLDDAVEIDVDALYDGQRLYVGGIMEHIEEAGVHSGDSACTLPPVTLGRDVIDRVAEATRLIAEGIGVRGLLNVQFAIGAGVLYVLEANPRASRTVPFVSKALGIPLAKAASLVMTGSTIDELVASGMLPVRDGADVPLDSPVSVKEAVLPFKRFRTHEGHVVDSVLGPEMRSTGEVMGIDVDFPRAFSKSQDAAYGGLPDTGTVFVSVADRDKRAIILPVLRLEQLGFEIVATAGTAEILARNGIQATTVRKYFMGQEAVAGEPSIVELINAGRIDVVINTPSGRSARADGFEIRTATVAADKPLFTTIAQLSAAVAAFDEAHTPIRVRSLQDYARDRAASLA from the coding sequence ATGCCCAAGCGCGACGACATCCAGTCCGTCCTCGTCATCGGCTCCGGCCCGATCGTCATCGGCCAGGCGGCCGAGTTCGACTACTCGGGCACGCAGGCCTGCCGCGTCCTCCGCGCCGAGGGGGTGCGCGTCATCCTCGTCAACCCGAACCCGGCGACGATCATGACCGACCCCGACTTCGCGGACGCGACCTACATCGAGCCGATCACGACCGAGGCGCTCGAGGCGATCATCGTGCAGGAGCGCCCCGACGCGGTCCTGCCGACGCTCGGCGGGCAGACCGCGCTCAACGCGGCGATCGCGCTCGACGAGGCCGGCATCCTCGCCAAGCACGGCGTCGAGCTCATCGGCGCGAAGGTCGAGGCGATCAAGAAGGGCGAGGACCGCCAGCTCTTCAAGGAGCTCGTGCTCGAGGCGGGCGCGGATGTCGCGCGCAGCCGCATCGTGCACACGGTCGACGAGGCGATCGCCGGCGCGGACGACCTCGGCTACCCGCTCGTCGTCCGCCCCTCCTTCACGATGGGCGGCCTCGGCTCGGGCTTCGCGTACGACGAGCCCGAGCTCGTGCGCATGGTGACCGACGGCCTCCACCAGTCGCCGACGACCGAGGTGCTCCTCGAGGAGTCGATCCTCGGCTGGAAGGAGTACGAGCTCGAGCTCATGCGCGACACGGCCGACAACACGGTCGTCGTCTGCTCGATCGAGAACGTCGACCCGGTCGGCGTCCACACGGGCGACTCGATCACGGTCGCGCCGGCGCTCACGCTCACCGACCGCGAGTACCAGAACCTCCGCGACATCGGCATCGAGATCATCCGGCGCGTCGGGGTCGACACGGGCGGCTGCAACATCCAGTTCGCGATCGACCCGGTCGACGGCCGCGTCATCGTCATCGAGATGAACCCGCGCGTCTCGCGCTCCTCGGCGCTCGCCTCGAAGGCGACCGGCTTCCCGATCGCGAAGATCGCGGCGAAGCTCGCGATCGGCTACCGCCTCGACGAGATCCCGAACGACATCACGAAGGTGACCCCGGCCTCCTTCGAGCCGACGCTCGACTACATCGTCGTCAAGGTGCCGCGCTTCGCCTTCGAGAAGTTCCCCTCGGCGGATGCGACCCTCACGACCACCATGAAGAGCGTCGGCGAGGCGATGGCGATCGGCCGCAACTACTCGACGGCGCTGCAGAAGGCGCTCCGCAGCCTCGAGAAGCGCGGCTCGAGCTTCCACTGGCGCGGTGAGCCCGGTTCGAAGGCGCAGCTGCTCGAGACCTCCCGCATCCCCACGGACGGCCGCATCATCACGGTGCAGCAGGCGCTCCGCGCGGGCGCGAGCGTCGAGGAGGTCTTCGAGGCCACCGCGATCGACCCCTGGTTCATCGACCAGATCGTGCTCATCAACGAGGTCGCCGACGAGCTCGCCGGCGCGGGGGAGCTCGACCGGGCGGCCTTCGAGCTCGCCAAGGACCACGGCTTCTCCGACGCGCAGATCGCGGAGCTCCGCGGGCTCGAGGAGGCGGAGGTGCGCGAGGCCCGCTGGCAGCTCGGCGTGCGCCCCGTCTTCAAGACGGTCGACACCTGCGCCGGCGAGTTCCCGGCGCTCACGCCGTACCACTACTCGAGCTACGACCTCGAGACGGAGGTCGCCCCGAGCGACGCGCGCAAGGTCGTCATCCTCGGCTCCGGCCCGAACCGCATCGGCCAGGGCGTCGAGTTCGACTACTCCTGCGTCCACGCCTCCTTCGCCCTCCACGACGCGGGCTTCGAGACGATCATGATCAACTGCAACCCCGAGACGGTCTCGACCGACTACGACACGAGCGACCGGCTCTACTTCGAGCCGCTCACCCTCGAGGACGTGCTCGAGGTCATCCACGCGGAGTCCGCCTCCGGCGAGCTCGTCGGCGTCGTCGTGCAGCTCGGCGGCCAGACCGCCCTCGGCCTCGCGAAGGGGCTGGAGGCCGCGGGCGTCCCGATCCTCGGCACGAGCCCCGCCGCGATCGACCTCGCGGAGGAGCGCGGCCTCTTCGCCGGCATCCTCCACGACGCGGGACTCGTCGCGCCCCGCAACGGGACCGCGACGGACGCCGTGAGCGCCGTGCGGGTCGCGGAGGAGATCGGCTACCCGGTCCTCGTCCGCCCCAGCTACGTGCTCGGCGGCCGGGGCATGGAGATCGTCTACGACACCCCGGCGCTCGTCGACTACTTCGAGCGGGTCGCCGACCAGGCGATCATCGGCCCTGGCCAGCCGCTGCTCGTGGACCGCTTCCTCGACGACGCGGTGGAGATCGACGTCGACGCCCTCTACGACGGCCAGCGGCTCTACGTCGGCGGCATCATGGAGCACATCGAGGAGGCGGGCGTGCACTCGGGCGACTCCGCCTGCACGCTCCCGCCCGTGACGCTGGGCCGCGACGTCATCGACCGCGTGGCCGAGGCGACCCGCCTCATCGCGGAGGGCATCGGCGTGCGCGGCCTCCTCAACGTCCAGTTCGCGATCGGCGCGGGGGTGCTCTACGTCCTCGAGGCGAACCCGCGCGCCTCGCGCACGGTGCCCTTCGTCTCGAAGGCGCTCGGCATCCCGCTCGCGAAGGCGGCGTCCCTCGTCATGACGGGCTCCACGATCGACGAGCTCGTCGCCTCGGGGATGCTGCCGGTGCGCGATGGCGCGGACGTCCCGCTCGACTCGCCCGTGTCGGTCAAGGAGGCCGTGCTGCCCTTCAAGCGCTTCCGGACGCACGAGGGCCACGTCGTCGACTCCGTGCTCGGCCCGGAGATGCGCTCGACGGGCGAGGTCATGGGCATCGACGTCGACTTCCCGCGCGCGTTCTCGAAGAGCCAGGATGCCGCCTACGGCGGACTGCCCGACACGGGCACCGTCTTCGTCTCGGTCGCCGACCGCGACAAGCGGGCCATCATCCTGCCGGTGCTGCGCCTCGAGCAGCTCGGCTTCGAGATCGTCGCGACGGCGGGCACGGCGGAGATCCTCGCCCGCAACGGCATCCAGGCGACGACCGTGCGGAAGTACTTCATGGGCCAGGAGGCGGTGGCGGGGGAGCCCTCGATCGTCGAGCTCATCAACGCCGGCCGCATCGACGTCGTCATCAACACGCCCTCGGGCCGCAGCGCCCGCGCGGACGGCTTCGAGATCCGCACGGCGACGGTCGCCGCCGACAAGCCGCTGTTCACGACGATCGCGCAGCTCTCCGCGGCGGTCGCGGCCTTCGACGAGGCGCACACGCCGATCCGGGTCCGCAGCCTCCAGGACTACGCGCGGGACCGCGCCGCATCGCTCGCGTGA
- the pyrF gene encoding orotidine-5'-phosphate decarboxylase, whose amino-acid sequence MGFGERLRTALDERGQVCVGIDPHAHLLAAWGLEDSAAGARELALRVIDAAADGAGVVKPQVAFFERHAAAGFAVLEEVLRTAREAGLLVIADVKRGEIGTSMEGYADAWLRPGSPLEADAMTLNPYLGTGSLAATLGRAEDAGKGAFVLAATSNPEAAGLQRAVAAGESVAASVVREIAARNAGAALGATRLGAAGVVIGATVAMPDSGIDPAALAATPILAPGFGAQGARGADLVRLFGRVSQNVLVSASRSLVEGGASEVRSRIAALDREIRSAS is encoded by the coding sequence ATGGGCTTCGGCGAGCGGCTGCGCACCGCCCTCGACGAGCGGGGGCAGGTGTGCGTGGGGATCGACCCCCACGCGCACCTGCTCGCCGCCTGGGGGCTGGAGGACTCGGCGGCGGGCGCGCGCGAGCTCGCGCTCCGCGTGATCGACGCGGCGGCCGACGGGGCGGGCGTCGTGAAGCCGCAGGTCGCGTTCTTCGAGCGCCACGCGGCGGCGGGCTTCGCGGTCCTGGAGGAGGTGCTCCGCACCGCGCGGGAGGCCGGCCTCCTCGTGATCGCGGACGTCAAGCGCGGCGAGATCGGCACCTCCATGGAGGGCTACGCCGACGCCTGGCTGCGCCCCGGCTCCCCGCTCGAGGCCGATGCCATGACCCTCAACCCCTACCTCGGCACGGGCTCGCTCGCCGCGACCCTCGGCCGCGCGGAGGACGCCGGCAAGGGCGCCTTCGTGCTCGCCGCGACCTCGAACCCGGAGGCCGCCGGGCTGCAGCGCGCGGTCGCGGCGGGGGAGTCGGTCGCCGCCTCGGTCGTGCGGGAGATCGCGGCGCGGAACGCCGGGGCGGCGCTCGGCGCGACCCGCCTCGGCGCGGCGGGCGTCGTGATCGGCGCGACCGTCGCGATGCCGGATTCGGGGATCGACCCGGCGGCCCTCGCCGCCACCCCGATCCTCGCCCCCGGATTCGGCGCGCAGGGCGCCCGCGGTGCGGACCTGGTCCGGCTGTTCGGCCGGGTGTCGCAGAATGTCCTGGTGAGCGCATCCAGGAGTCTCGTCGAGGGGGGCGCGTCGGAGGTCCGCTCGCGCATCGCCGCGCTCGACCGCGAGATCCGGAGCGCCTCGTGA
- the coaBC gene encoding bifunctional phosphopantothenoylcysteine decarboxylase/phosphopantothenate--cysteine ligase CoaBC, which produces MNVVVGITGGIAAYKAVGVVRGLVLAGHDVHVVATEAALRFVGRPTLEAISRNPVHTELYEGVAEVRHVALGQRADLVVIAPATANTVAKLAAGIADDLLGNTVLASRAPLLIAPAMHTEMWEHPATRANTALLRERGVHLVGPVAGQLTGQDSGVGRMAEPDAIVAAATGLLAPRDLEGRRLLVTAGGTREPIDPVRFVGNRSSGRQGAAIALRAAARGAEVVLVAANLDIDPPQGVELVQVGTAAELERAAREAAGRADAIVMAAAVADYRPVEVAEDKIKKDETGDELELRLVRNPDILRGLADARAEGQIVVGFAAETERDRERQLELGRAKAARKGVDLLVLNRVGWHEGFATERNAITVLSGVGTIMAEAEGTKAEVADRILDLVAAALPPSASRG; this is translated from the coding sequence ATGAACGTCGTCGTCGGCATCACGGGCGGCATCGCCGCCTACAAGGCCGTCGGGGTCGTCCGCGGCCTCGTGCTCGCGGGCCACGACGTCCACGTCGTCGCGACGGAGGCGGCGCTCCGCTTCGTCGGCCGCCCGACGCTCGAGGCGATCAGCCGCAATCCGGTCCACACCGAGCTCTACGAGGGCGTCGCCGAGGTGCGGCATGTCGCGCTCGGCCAGCGGGCCGACCTCGTCGTGATCGCCCCCGCGACCGCGAACACGGTGGCGAAGCTCGCGGCGGGCATCGCCGACGACCTCCTCGGCAACACGGTGCTCGCGAGCCGGGCGCCGCTGCTCATCGCCCCCGCGATGCACACGGAGATGTGGGAGCACCCCGCGACCCGCGCGAACACGGCGCTGCTGCGCGAGCGCGGCGTGCATCTCGTGGGCCCCGTCGCCGGCCAGCTCACCGGGCAGGACTCGGGTGTCGGCCGCATGGCGGAACCGGACGCGATCGTCGCCGCGGCGACCGGGCTGCTGGCGCCCCGCGACCTCGAGGGGCGGCGCCTGCTCGTGACGGCGGGCGGGACCCGGGAGCCGATCGACCCGGTCCGCTTCGTCGGCAACCGGTCGAGCGGGCGCCAGGGCGCGGCGATCGCGCTCCGGGCGGCCGCGCGCGGCGCCGAGGTCGTGCTCGTCGCCGCGAACCTCGACATCGACCCGCCGCAGGGCGTCGAGCTCGTCCAGGTCGGCACGGCCGCCGAGCTCGAGCGGGCGGCGCGGGAGGCCGCCGGTCGCGCGGACGCGATCGTCATGGCCGCCGCGGTCGCGGACTACCGCCCCGTCGAGGTCGCGGAGGACAAGATCAAAAAGGACGAGACGGGCGACGAGCTCGAGCTGCGGCTCGTGCGCAACCCCGACATCCTCCGCGGTCTCGCGGATGCGCGCGCCGAGGGGCAGATCGTCGTCGGCTTCGCGGCCGAGACGGAGCGGGATCGTGAGCGCCAGCTCGAGCTCGGCCGCGCGAAGGCGGCGCGCAAGGGCGTCGACCTGCTCGTCCTCAACAGGGTCGGATGGCACGAGGGCTTCGCAACGGAGCGCAACGCGATCACGGTCCTGTCCGGGGTCGGCACTATCATGGCGGAGGCCGAGGGCACCAAGGCGGAGGTCGCCGATCGCATCCTCGATCTCGTGGCGGCCGCGCTCCCGCCCTCGGCGTCCCGCGGCTGA
- the gmk gene encoding guanylate kinase produces the protein MKPPEVDRRAAALAAVAARRARAAVKREVAERRRTALSVAEESWRGGDATAPESSMRVRELLTSIPSMGPTRADRVMERLGIASSKKVGGLGVRQRTKLREYLQQRERVPRASRLVVLAGPTAVGKGTVSQHIRDHHPDVLLSVSATTRPPRPGEVDGKHYYFVSDEEFDRMIRDGEFLEWATVHNSSRYGTPRPPIDEAIAAGRSVLLEIDLQGARSVREAMPEALLLFLLPPSWGELVRRLIGRGTESSEEQARRLETAKVELSAQDEFDVKIVNRDVGQAAAEVVELLDVPGA, from the coding sequence GTGAAGCCCCCCGAGGTCGACCGCCGGGCCGCCGCGCTCGCGGCCGTCGCCGCCCGCCGTGCCCGTGCCGCCGTGAAGCGCGAGGTCGCGGAGCGCCGTCGCACCGCCCTCTCGGTCGCCGAGGAGTCCTGGCGCGGGGGCGACGCGACCGCCCCGGAGAGCTCGATGCGCGTGCGCGAGCTGCTCACGAGCATCCCGAGCATGGGCCCGACCCGCGCCGATCGCGTCATGGAGCGCCTCGGCATCGCGAGCTCGAAGAAGGTCGGCGGTCTGGGCGTCCGTCAGCGGACGAAGCTGCGCGAGTACCTCCAGCAGCGCGAGCGCGTGCCGCGCGCGAGCCGCCTCGTCGTGCTCGCCGGCCCGACGGCGGTCGGCAAGGGCACCGTGTCGCAGCACATCCGCGACCACCACCCCGACGTGCTCCTCAGCGTGTCGGCGACGACCCGGCCGCCGCGCCCCGGCGAGGTCGACGGGAAGCACTACTACTTCGTCTCCGACGAGGAGTTCGACCGCATGATCCGGGACGGCGAGTTCCTCGAGTGGGCGACCGTCCACAACTCGTCCCGCTACGGCACGCCGCGCCCGCCCATCGACGAGGCGATCGCGGCCGGCCGGAGCGTCCTCCTCGAGATCGACCTCCAGGGCGCGCGCTCGGTGCGCGAGGCGATGCCGGAGGCGCTGCTGCTCTTCCTGCTCCCGCCGAGCTGGGGGGAGCTGGTGCGCCGGCTGATCGGCCGCGGCACCGAGTCGAGCGAGGAGCAGGCCCGCCGGCTCGAGACGGCGAAGGTCGAGCTGAGCGCCCAGGACGAGTTCGACGTCAAGATCGTGAACCGGGATGTCGGTCAAGCGGCCGCCGAGGTCGTAGAATTGCTCGATGTGCCCGGCGCCTGA
- the metK gene encoding methionine adenosyltransferase: MSTLRLFTSESVTEGHPDKICDQISDSILDALLQVDPAARVAVETLVTTGLVHVAGEVTTSGYVDIPGIVRKRITDIGYTSSDVWFDGRSCGVSVSIGEQSPDIAAGVDHAVESREGSSADALDRQGAGDQGIMFGFATRETPQLMPLPIWLAHRLSERLAAVRHEGLVDWLRPDGKTQVTIGYEGLSPKSVETVVLSTQHAPSIRLDELREEIWRLVVAPVLDTVELDTGDVTRLINPTGVFEIGGPQGDAGLTGRKIIVDTYGGAARHGGGAFSGKDPSKVDRSAAYAMRWVAKNAVAAGLADRLEVQVAYAIGAAAPVGLYVETFGTAHLPEERITRAIREVFDLRPAAIIRDLQLLRPIYAQTAAYGHFGRELPDFTWERLDRVDALREAAGL, from the coding sequence GTGAGCACCCTGCGCCTCTTCACCTCCGAGTCCGTCACCGAGGGCCACCCCGACAAGATCTGCGATCAGATCAGCGACTCGATCCTGGACGCCCTGCTCCAGGTCGATCCCGCCGCCCGGGTCGCGGTCGAGACCCTCGTCACGACGGGCCTCGTGCACGTCGCCGGCGAGGTCACGACGAGCGGCTACGTCGACATCCCCGGCATCGTGCGCAAGCGCATCACCGACATCGGCTACACGAGCTCGGACGTCTGGTTCGACGGCCGCTCGTGCGGCGTCTCGGTCTCGATCGGCGAGCAGTCGCCCGACATCGCGGCGGGGGTCGACCACGCCGTCGAGTCGCGCGAGGGCTCCAGCGCCGATGCGCTCGACCGCCAGGGCGCGGGCGACCAGGGCATCATGTTCGGCTTCGCGACGCGCGAGACCCCGCAGCTCATGCCGCTCCCGATCTGGCTCGCGCACCGGCTCTCCGAGCGCCTCGCGGCCGTCCGCCACGAGGGGCTCGTCGACTGGCTGCGGCCCGACGGCAAGACGCAGGTGACGATCGGCTACGAGGGCCTCTCGCCGAAGAGCGTCGAGACGGTCGTGCTCTCGACGCAGCACGCCCCGAGCATCCGCCTCGACGAGCTCCGCGAGGAGATCTGGCGGCTCGTCGTCGCGCCCGTGCTCGACACGGTCGAGCTCGACACGGGCGACGTGACGCGCCTCATCAACCCGACCGGCGTGTTCGAGATCGGCGGCCCGCAGGGCGATGCCGGTCTCACGGGCCGCAAGATCATCGTCGACACCTACGGCGGCGCGGCTCGCCACGGCGGCGGCGCCTTCAGCGGCAAGGACCCCTCGAAGGTCGACCGCTCGGCGGCGTACGCGATGCGCTGGGTCGCGAAGAACGCGGTCGCGGCGGGGCTCGCCGACCGGCTCGAGGTGCAGGTCGCCTACGCGATCGGCGCGGCCGCCCCGGTCGGCCTCTACGTGGAGACCTTCGGCACCGCCCACCTGCCCGAGGAGCGGATCACCCGGGCGATCCGCGAGGTCTTCGACCTCCGCCCCGCCGCGATCATCCGCGACCTCCAGCTCCTGCGCCCCATCTATGCGCAGACGGCCGCCTACGGTCATTTCGGCCGCGAGCTGCCCGACTTCACCTGGGAGCGGCTCGACCGCGTCGACGCGCTCCGCGAGGCCGCGGGCCTCTGA
- the carA gene encoding glutamine-hydrolyzing carbamoyl-phosphate synthase small subunit — protein sequence MTAPAPAVLVLEDGTRYTGRAYGAEGRALGEAVFATGMTGYQETLTDPSYAGQIVVQTAPHIGNTGMNDEDMESRRVWVAGYVVRDPSRVVSSFRSLRSLDDELAQDGIVGISGIDTRALTRRLRSAGSMRSGIFSGAEAALPDEEQLAAVRAGRDMRGLNLSAEVSVLETRVVPAAEGSEPLGRLAVLDLGVKESTIRKLALRGFEVHVVPQTITVEQLRELGPAAVFYSNGPGDPAASDAHVELLQGVLRDGLPFFGICFGNQLLGRALGFGTYKLAFGHRGINQPVLDKATGRIEITAHNHGFAVDAPIEGEIESPAGFGRVEVSHVGLNDRVVEGLRALDIPAFSVQYHPEAAAGPHDSDYLFDRFRDLVAEHRSTKGAAQ from the coding sequence ATGACCGCCCCCGCCCCCGCCGTGCTCGTCCTCGAGGACGGCACCCGCTACACCGGCCGCGCCTACGGCGCCGAGGGCCGCGCGCTCGGCGAGGCCGTCTTCGCGACCGGCATGACCGGCTACCAGGAGACCCTCACCGACCCGAGCTACGCGGGCCAGATCGTCGTGCAGACCGCGCCGCACATCGGCAACACCGGCATGAACGACGAGGACATGGAGTCCCGCCGCGTCTGGGTCGCCGGCTACGTCGTGCGCGATCCCAGCCGCGTGGTCTCGAGCTTCCGCTCACTCCGCAGCCTCGACGACGAGCTCGCGCAGGACGGGATCGTCGGGATCTCCGGCATCGACACCCGCGCGCTCACCCGCCGGCTCCGCTCGGCCGGCTCCATGCGCTCGGGCATCTTCTCGGGCGCGGAGGCCGCGCTCCCGGATGAGGAGCAGCTCGCCGCCGTGCGCGCGGGCCGCGACATGCGCGGGCTCAACCTCTCCGCCGAGGTCTCGGTGCTGGAGACGCGCGTCGTCCCCGCCGCCGAGGGCTCGGAGCCGCTCGGCCGCCTCGCGGTGCTCGACCTCGGCGTCAAGGAGTCGACCATCCGGAAGCTCGCCCTCCGCGGCTTCGAGGTGCACGTCGTGCCCCAGACGATCACCGTCGAGCAGCTGCGCGAGCTCGGGCCCGCCGCGGTCTTCTACTCGAACGGCCCCGGCGATCCCGCCGCGAGCGACGCCCATGTCGAGCTGCTGCAGGGGGTGCTCCGCGACGGGCTGCCCTTCTTCGGCATCTGCTTCGGCAACCAGCTCCTCGGGCGCGCCCTCGGCTTCGGCACCTACAAGCTCGCCTTCGGCCACCGCGGCATCAACCAGCCGGTGCTCGACAAGGCGACCGGCCGCATCGAGATCACGGCGCACAACCACGGCTTCGCGGTCGACGCGCCCATCGAGGGCGAGATCGAGAGCCCCGCCGGCTTCGGGCGCGTCGAGGTCAGCCACGTCGGCCTCAACGACCGGGTCGTCGAGGGCCTCCGCGCGCTCGACATCCCCGCGTTCAGCGTCCAGTACCACCCGGAGGCGGCCGCCGGCCCGCACGACTCCGACTACCTCTTCGACCGCTTCCGCGACCTCGTCGCCGAGCACCGGTCCACCAAGGGAGCCGCCCAGTAA
- a CDS encoding PH-like domain-containing protein codes for MSREVAAVIVIAVIALALGLMALGWRRRRARQADLPELAAAPADAELGDVHFAASALHVATTRSGDAYDRIAVRGLGFRSAADLTVADAGLVLALTGQPVRLIPVAALEGVARATWTIDRAVERDGLVRVTWRLGDARLDSDFRTEDPAALVRALGRILPATESEAA; via the coding sequence GCGAGGTGGCGGCCGTGATCGTCATCGCGGTCATCGCGCTCGCGCTCGGCCTCATGGCGCTCGGCTGGCGGCGGCGGCGCGCCCGCCAGGCCGACCTCCCCGAGCTCGCCGCGGCGCCCGCGGACGCCGAGCTCGGCGACGTGCACTTCGCCGCCTCCGCGCTGCACGTCGCGACGACCCGCTCGGGCGACGCCTACGACCGCATCGCGGTGCGCGGGCTGGGCTTCCGCTCGGCGGCGGACCTCACGGTCGCGGATGCCGGGCTCGTCCTCGCCCTGACCGGCCAGCCGGTCCGCCTGATCCCCGTCGCGGCGCTCGAGGGCGTCGCGCGCGCCACCTGGACGATCGACCGCGCCGTCGAGCGCGACGGGCTCGTCCGCGTCACCTGGCGTCTCGGCGACGCCCGGCTCGACTCCGACTTCCGAACCGAGGACCCGGCCGCGCTCGTCCGCGCGCTGGGCCGCATCCTCCCCGCCACCGAAAGCGAGGCCGCATGA